agacacttaaaactgaatatatgCAGTCACATACATTATAACATAAAaatttaatacataaaaaacattGTAAGGATTTTTGAGGCGAATGTTTCAGCAAAAATCTATTCTACATTAATTAAACCAAAATCATGTGCTTTATTGTGCAAACAATAAAGCAAATGAGAGACATAAATTAAGTAGTATTGTCCTGGAAAGTTCACAGTGGAACAGTGTTACAGTTTGTCTCATAgcatacaaaatacaaaatatatggttctttctttttttttaaatttcattggTTTGTTGAAAGCACGTGAAGGCGTTCCTTTTTGCGTCATACGTCATCCGGAACGCTTCATCTAGCGATATTCATACAGTGTTCTGCATGAGTGTATCTGTTTACGTggtaagaattttttttttcttttggtacaGTATCTTGCTGGTGAGCGTGTAATGGTGCTCCGTTTTAAGATAATATAATTTGACCATTGTAATATTTTGACGAGTATTCGTTTGTAACAGTCCCAGCTAACGTTGAATGACTTGAAAGCATGCTAACGCTGGCTAACATTAGCTTTTCCGTTCACTTGTGTGGTAGCTGACATTAGAATTTGGGACTGCTGCTTTCCTACTCGCCTGTTATTTTTCCCTATAAATGTTAAGGCAGTTCATAAAGAATATTTTCCTGcccaaaaataaaatacatttttaaataaacgaAATGAAGTTGTTTGTCTTGAAAGATGTCATATTATGGCTAACCTCAGCCTTTTTTGTTTCCCTCTACAGAGATGTCTGCCATGTCTTCGGAGATGGAGTCTCAGAATGCAAACCTAAACTGTTCCATTTGCCTGGAGTTCTTCCGGTATCCTGTAACCATCCCCTGCGGTCACACCTTCTGTAAAAACTGCATCAGCAAGCACTGGGACATTAAGAGCCAGTCTGACATTGGCCCTCAGTGCCCCATCTGCAATGAGGAGTTCAAAACTAGACCTGTCTTGAGGCGTAATGTGTCCTTGTCGGTCCTGGCAGAGACTGCAAACAGCGCAGGCCCCTCATGTAAGGATCCTCTGGTGAGAGGAGGTGAAGGGGCCAGAGCCATGCTGCTGTGCGAGCGCCATAAAAAGCCTTTGGTTTATTACTGCAGGCAGGACAAAAAGTCTGTGTGCAACGAATGTGAAAAGTCAGAGTGCGTGAACCATGAAAGGGTCATATTGGAGGAAGAAAGGGAAACTCAAGAGGTATACAAACACAAAGCCTCTGCAGATTTTTAACTGGGAGTGGATTATAGATGATGATTATCACATATTTGTATGACTGTGAAAGAgtaaaggatttttttcttgatttgatatgttttcattACAGCTGCTGCTGGAAAGGAAGAATACAGATGTGGGGAAACTGCTTGAAGAGATGCAGAAAAGTATAAATGACTTGGCTGAGAATATCAGTCAAGCTAAGGTAAACTCTCACTTTAAGCCTTTGTAAATGCTTCAGAAAAGGAGGCTTTTAAGTATAAAAGAAATCAATCAGAAATCTAAAGCGTTTGCCCAAATGAACCCAAGCAACTATTTTACCGAGCATATTTTAAATTAACAGGTAACTCTTGAGCAGACGTCAGCCTGGGTGAACGCCAAGTTTTCTAACCTGATGAAAATCCTGTCTGAGAAGCAGGAGGCAACAGCGCTTTTTATTGAGGTCCAAAAGCAGGCAGCCCTCACGGAGGCGGAGACACGACTAACCGAACTCAGTGAGCGCTTCCGCCTGCTCAGAGAGCGCCAAGACCAAATTGCGGCACTACATAACCTCCCTGATACTGACCTCATCAGGGTTTGTATTCCTGCCTTTACACATTTGGGAAGGGGAGGATTTGTTGCTTTATGTTGGTTCATTTTATAGTCCCAGTAGTTCATGAAGGTAAGTATGTGCAGGTTGCTGTTTCATGTAACATGCACAAGTGGATGCGAAGAGCTTTCAGCAAGCTTCCTGCTGCTGGATGGCTGcacaagcatttttttaaaatatcgaAATGTGGGCTTAATTAAACAACACGAGACTGGTATCTGCTCAGTCACAGAAAACCTCAGTGTTTCGCTTCTTTCCTCTACAAAGTTTATCAGAGTTGTGGCCCAGGCCTTGCCACGCTTTTCCTATGAGCCACGTAAAAAGCAGATTGAGTGTCACAAGTAGCGCAGAGAGAATAAAGCAACTGAAATGAAAGATGTCTATTGCAATAATAGATTTATTCAAATGAGTATCCATGCAGATGATCGCTGAGCCATAGACTATAAATAAAAGCTGGAATTGCCTCCCAGAGTACAGCGAGTGCGAAAGTTTCTTGTAGCCCTCATTCTTTCTAAAGGCCAGCAGGTGGCGGCTTCACTGGCTGCAAAGAGACATCTGGGAAAATTAATGTTTACTTTATTTGTTATCTCATTAAGACCTTTTCACATATGTTTATTTTGTCAGATTTTAGTTCCAGGCCAGTGAGTGCACCATGATGTTTATTTGTACGTTTTTGCTCTCGATCTGTCTGGTTTAAAGGCACAGAGAAAATATTCAACTCTCAGCTTCACAGCAATGCTTTCCTGACCTGTGGGTAACATCACAATGGCGTCTTTTACATATCGACAGTGTGTGGGCCAGACAAGTAGAGGCATTATTTGAGGCAGCTAGGGCAAGACTTGCACCGTTTAACAGAAACGATGCCTGAAATCTAATAACCACAAATTCTAGGAGTACACTGTAGAGGATCCAGACATACGTCATAATGCAGTGAATGGCAGGTGATTTTGAATTGTCATTTGAattgagtttttatttcatttaacaattgcaTACACATCTTAATCTCACTGTTTCAGTTGTGCCTTTAAGGTCAAACCAAAGTAATTAATCAGATATTGAAACTTTTGCCTATTCATTAAAGTGCTGCCTGAAATCCACGTCTTCACAGGAATCATCGCACATAGAAGTCCCCCGCTTCAAGGACATTTCCACAGATGTGACTTCGACCCTGCAGGATCGATTAAATGGCGTCACTGACATCCTCTCCCGAGTGTCTAAGCTGGTGTCTGAAGACTTGGAGAAAGCTGTGACCACCGCTGTGGGTCATGACAGAGAAGGTAAGGAAAGATGAAGCATGTTAGCTTGATCCGCCTTCAGACGGTCCTCATGTGTTCTCATGCATTGTCTTTGGTTTCCAGGTTCTCCTCAGGACAAGAGGCCAGTACTCGCTGTGGTTCCCAGCCCTGCTGCTCCGTGCCACCCTGTTGGGAAGGAGGGCCTCAGTGCTTGTGAGTTCTAAGAGACATTTTATAACTAAGGacgtagggctgttcgatataacgatatatatcggatgacgatataaaaacgtctatcgtttcattttacgctatcgtttgtttcgtggtgtcgcaaaataaactgtttacggcaatattttttcattattttgatggtcactgtagtgcaggggtgggcaccgagggccggtgtccctgcaggttttacatgtgtccttgaaccaacacagctgatttaaatggctaaattatctcctcaacatgtcctgatgttctccagaggcctggtaacgaactaatcatgtgattcaggtgtgttgacccaaggtgagatctaaaacctgcagggacaccggccctcggggcctggaattgcccacccctgctgtagtggctatattaatttcctaaagttctctctttctcttatatttaatacaaCCACACTatagacggacaagcgcttgtttttatgccttgtcgttagcaacaacgacggtaaaaccatctcgtgtccgcttgtttattttccacataaacctttcacaataaagctcaagatcctgttgagacttttcaaaataaactgaatcacatgaaagatgcagagtatttacggatgagaagcaaaaaagagccgccaggtgctaaaaaataaaccttagcctcaaacgttagaacaggcttttccccgcagcacgctgtgtaataaatactcacaaagaaaacggtggccttacaacctatgtctaacaaTGTatgtttcatgcatcagttaaaacactcagcgcccagctggaaacacttcacgcaagtcgagctgcccgacattcacagaatttacaggaaatgttacatttttgtgatttatatcgttatcgacgatagatgtcttaatatcgggatatgagattttggtcatatcgcacagccctataaGGACCTCTAAGACTTTTCTGGATCACCATTCCAGCTTTAATCTGCCGGATTCATTTTCTTCCTTCTTACAGACCGATgctctctgacctttgacccacgGACAGCCAATGGGCATCTAGTTCTTTCCCAGGAGAATCGCAGGGCTGAGCACTTGACATCAGGGCCACGCGCTGTCCCCGCACATGAAGCCCGCTTTGATCACACCTGGCAGGTGCTCTGCTTTCAGGGATTCAAACACGGACAGCACTACTGGGAACTGGAGGTGTCCAAGCCTTGGGCCTACCTCGGGGTAAGGATATCATAATGCTGTGTACACTGTGGCTTTGTGACACATCGCTTTGTAGCAGGTCGCTAATGGGGACATTCTGGGTCTTGCCTAGTAAATCGTTACATGGACCTGCTCAATAGTAGATCTACTCTGATGTGTCTAATCAGTCGAGAATGTTTCAACAGATTTTCCTAAAGTGTTATACAGGGATTCATTGTTCCCACAGAGATGGCCACAGCATGCtaatgtttcctttgttctgcGCATCCTCCTCCCCAGGTAACCTACGAGAGCATCCCCAGGAAGGAGAAGGGCAAGAGATGCATGGTGGGAATGAATGAACTGTCCTGGAGCCTGCAACTGGACGAGCACCAGCTTAGCGCCTGGCACAATGGCCGTCGGGAGACCATCCCCGGCAACTCCCATCACAGCCGCATCGGCATGCTGCTGGACTACGAGGCGGGTACGCTTACCTACTACGGAGACGGGCAGACCAGGCTGCACGCCTTCCACTGTGCCTTCACCCAGGAGCTGTTTCCTGCCTGCTGGATAGGAGAGGGGGTCAGCATCACCCTCTGCTCTTCATGAGCAGACTTGTAAAAGAACAAGTGGAATTCTAGGAATACTATGAATCATGGCCACAATCTGACTTGACATAAAGGACCCCCTCCTCCCGCCTCCAAACAATCTAGGAGCTTCTTTTAAATTCACTTTTCTCTTCTGGGACAACTGCCTTCCTACATTGTTTTTAGTAGAAGAACTGACTGACTGGGATTTTCTTTCCTCTAACATGTTTGCCATTTGGTTTTGCATTGTCACTTACCACGATGTTGCTAAGGAAACAGTTTATATGCATACATAATGTGCTTTTAAAAGGATTTACAGTTTTAGTTCACACtaattcattttttaacatGTGATAAATAATGTTCGTGTGTCCTATTTCaggtaggaaaaaaaacagttacaTTTCAGTGGGTCACACTTTTGAACTTTCATTACCTAAAATCATTTTTAGTTTTCCATTTTAAGATGGTGAGCACCCACAAAAGGTGTTCAAGCTTAGAGGAAAATTACTTCTCATGAGACACTGAACTCTGCATACATGCTGGATTATGTCTTTAATTAGGGCACACCCATGTTGAaacaaatgttctttttttccaaaATAGCATTACAATATATGCTGTGTGATTAGTAAAAAGATACTTACTGAGGTGGAGGTGAATGCATCAGtaatactgtgttgtgtttctgtGCCAGCACAGGACGACAACTGAACGCACTCGGTCTTACACACATGTCAGATTTGAGTGTTCATGACTCTGCCCTAAAGAAATGCACTTAAGGCTACATGAGAAGGTGGATGAAACTCCAGCATTTGAAGTTTCTTATAGGTTGGCGAGGACCTGTTACGCTCATTCTATTTGAAAAACATGAATTAACTCTAAGGGAAATTTATGATTCTTTTTACCAAATGTGAAGATCGATATTGTCAAAGTTCAATTAAAGCATTATATTAGTAGATTCACCTATTGTATCAATTTGAATATCTCGAGTGACTTCACTCATGAGTTATCGCTTTCATAAAGTTTTCAGGAAACTGGACTTTGACCTTGAGGTCGGGGTTACCGAGACAGAAACCAACAGAAAAGTGTAATGGGTCCACTTTTGTAGCTTTATGTTCATCATACAGAGTGAATTGTATCACATGGAAACTGATGAATATCTGCCTGTGCCACAGCATATGTCCACATACAAATGAAAACAGCAAATGTAAAGGGGAtgcttggaaaaaaaattcaaggCTCAGATGTTTAGGGTAAATATTGTACTCATACATGTCCAAacttttcattgtgttttctgATCACTTTCACATGTATGCTGAGCTCATTCTACAGAAGTATGTGAGCTACTGTAGGTGAAACAAAAATGTCGCAGGCTGTAGCGTTACTACTGAGAACACAACTGAAAATCGAAGGCCGCGTTATCACATTGCGATCTGATCATGACTGCACAAACAAATGGTGCTGACTGCTGACAGTGCTGAGCTGGAATCTGATGTATTGTACTGGTGTGTGCATTTTTTGGGGGCAGATAATTTTTAGATTATGAGGGTTTACAAATCTTAGCTGAGAACTTTTAGCACATTTAAAGTGGGTTACTGCTGTGGATTTGCACAAGTTTTCTGAAGATAAGGAACAGCTGAGGAAAAGCACATTTGGCTGTTTTGGCCTAATGATTGGGGGAAAACTTTGTCACTCTTCCTGCTGACTGTTGCATATGTTTGTTAGAACTGCTAATGCACTATAATGTGGACTATTAAAACTTGTGATAGCAATACTCTGCTGAAATAAAGACAGACACTTCTGAATTCTTTATTAAAATCCAGTCCAATGCATACATGCATCAGTTGAGCTCATGCCTTGTTTTCTTACTCGAGTTGGTAATTATTCAATAAATTAGTTTCAATTAAATACagagctttatttttattttacacacagCCATGACGGAGCATACAGGAACCCGATGCATAGCATTCTAAAAGTGCAAAGAATCAGCCGCAGATGTGCC
The Oreochromis aureus strain Israel breed Guangdong linkage group 8, ZZ_aureus, whole genome shotgun sequence DNA segment above includes these coding regions:
- the trim65 gene encoding tripartite motif-containing protein 65, with amino-acid sequence MSAMSSEMESQNANLNCSICLEFFRYPVTIPCGHTFCKNCISKHWDIKSQSDIGPQCPICNEEFKTRPVLRRNVSLSVLAETANSAGPSCKDPLVRGGEGARAMLLCERHKKPLVYYCRQDKKSVCNECEKSECVNHERVILEEERETQELLLERKNTDVGKLLEEMQKSINDLAENISQAKVTLEQTSAWVNAKFSNLMKILSEKQEATALFIEVQKQAALTEAETRLTELSERFRLLRERQDQIAALHNLPDTDLIRESSHIEVPRFKDISTDVTSTLQDRLNGVTDILSRVSKLVSEDLEKAVTTAVGHDREGSPQDKRPVLAVVPSPAAPCHPVGKEGLSAYRCSLTFDPRTANGHLVLSQENRRAEHLTSGPRAVPAHEARFDHTWQVLCFQGFKHGQHYWELEVSKPWAYLGVTYESIPRKEKGKRCMVGMNELSWSLQLDEHQLSAWHNGRRETIPGNSHHSRIGMLLDYEAGTLTYYGDGQTRLHAFHCAFTQELFPACWIGEGVSITLCSS